Proteins from one Anopheles nili chromosome 2, idAnoNiliSN_F5_01, whole genome shotgun sequence genomic window:
- the LOC128720119 gene encoding protein Cep89 homolog, producing the protein MFNRLPKRHNVEPVFQIVSQLLSGFPDLSLSDTSEPMGDCYRAPADSISNGDALHQDAPKKLHRLPPRRAHRKSKSHGEALTNTGMVVSRSKSVDDLTATGAVSDSDDEATLHPKSHEAIKHSGPVVKQLLRSKDQQIAKLIDKLTAVFECNNQFAVEHEKLQKDYQRVVQNLRTLETIQPKSCDRCAESETERGAVAKESADLRNDLKMMKILVYRLNVQIERYQDAVREGSSSVPKLDFVDSTYGGTKDNLNWGPVNTHTLGPLLNAYEETIAEKADLVQQYESELIGFTGKMKKVLEENEALQKAAEERRTAQAVWVTERTRLQAQVDVLRSKAEVQGKRADLAKEKLVEVLKCYEQKVQAQSLDIERLQEAYTRSKVELTSLRNINQNPEVISDSLKECQKLLEDLRLQYSNDRAQSAKDAEAIKADLQQKSTELEQLRQEHQHQLTIFERQKEINEILMGKNTTLKQTLERTRQSKEILKQRLKTMISWGKGSEQRKDQLQECWRNIRALQAQLQQRDAQMQSLQQRYQAEHDQLQRRLRQREDTLRKILMEKAQFHRQG; encoded by the exons ATGTTCAACCGTCTGCCGAAACGCCACAACGTAGAACCCGTTTTCCAAATAGTATCGCAGCTTCTATCCGGCTTCCCAGACCTATCGCTGTCTGATACCTCCGAACCGATGGGCGACTGCTATCGCGCGCCTGCCGATAGCATCTCCAACGGTGATGCGCTACACCAAGATGCACCGAAGAAATTACACAGGCTTCCACCACGAAGGGCCCACCGGAAGTCGAAATCACACGGAGAAGCCCTTACGAACACCGGGATGGTGGTGAGCCGCAGCAAAAGTGTTGACGATCTCACAGCCACCGGTGCCGTGTCCGATTCCGATGACGAGGCCACGTTGCACCCCAAATCACATGAAGCGATCAAACACAGCGGCCCTGTGGTAAAGCAACTCCTTCGCTCGAAGGATCaacagatcgcgaagctgatCGACAAGCTGACGGCCGTGTTCGAGTGCAACAATCAGTTCGCTGTGGAGCACGAGAAGCTGCAGAAAGACTACCAGCGGGTGGTTCAAAATTTGCGCACACTTGAAACCATCCAACCGAAAAGCTGCGACCGATGCGCGGAATCGGAAACCGAGCGAGGTGCTGTGGCGAAGGAATCCGCGGACCTGCGGAATGATctgaagatgatgaagatcCTAGTGTACCGGCTAAATGTGCAGATCGAGCGGTATCAGGATGCAGTGCGGGAAGGCAGCAGCAGTGTCCCGAAGCTTGACTTTGTCGACAGCACGTACGGTGGGACGAAGGACAATCTCAATTGGGGACCGGTCAATACCCACACACTTGGGCCACTGCTGAACGCGTACGAAGAAACCATCGCAGAAAAGGCGGATCTCGTGCAGCAGTACGAATCGGAACTGATCGGTTTTACCGGGAAGATGAAGAAGGTGCTGGAAGAGAACGAGGCCCTACAGAAGGCAGCGGAAGAACGACGAACGGCGCAGGCAGTTTGGGTGACCGAAAGGACACGCTTGCAGGCGCAGGTTGATGTGTTACGCAGTAAGGCAGAAGTACAGGGCAAACGAGCCGatctggcgaaggaaaaacttgTCGAAGTACTAAAGTGTTACGAGCAGAAAG TCCAAGCTCAGTCTCTCGACATTGAGCGACTTCAGGAAGCGTATACACGCTCGAAAGTCGAGCTTACATCTCTCCGGAACATCAATCAAAACCCCGAAGTTATATCAGATAGTTTGAAAGAATGCCAGAA ACTTCTGGAAGATTTGCGGCTGCAGTACAGCAATGATCGTGCGCAATCAGCTAAAGATGCCGAAGCAATCAAAGCCGATCTTCAGCAAAAATCAACCGAACTGGAGCAACTGCGCCAGGAACATCAACATCAGCTCACCATATTTGAGCGTCAGAAAGAAATCAATGA AATTCTGATGGGAAAGAACACGACGCTTAAGCAAACGCTCGAACGCACACGACAATCGAAGGAAATTCTCAAACAGCGGCTCAAAACGATGATCAGCTGGGGCAAAGGATCCGAACAGCGTAAGGACCAACTGCAGGAGTGCTGGCGCAACATTCGAGCGCTGCAGGCTCAGCTGCAGCAACGGGACGCGCAGATGCAATCACTCCAACAGCGCTACCAGGCGGAACACGATCAGCTGCAGCGTCGTCTGCGCCAACGGGAGGACACGCTCCGGAAGATCCTTATGGAAAAAGCACAATTTCACCGCCAAGGTTGA